In one Legionella clemsonensis genomic region, the following are encoded:
- a CDS encoding bifunctional 4-hydroxy-2-oxoglutarate aldolase/2-dehydro-3-deoxy-phosphogluconate aldolase: MLCDNKKFDAEKLFSLSPIIPVIVLHDLKDALPLANALIAGGINILEITLRTPVALEAIRLLRKEIPSAVIGAGTVTTGQQIEACIEADAQFMISPGLTVELLQTCREIQIPFIPGASSISELMEGMRFNHTYFKFFPAEVAGGMAMLRAIYAPFSSLKFCATGGVNEKNFLDYLSLPNVECVGGSWIVPAEAMKEKKWHRITELAATAREQVNRIL, translated from the coding sequence ATGTTATGTGACAATAAAAAATTTGACGCTGAAAAACTATTTTCTTTAAGCCCTATCATTCCTGTAATCGTGCTTCATGATCTCAAAGATGCACTACCTTTGGCAAATGCACTCATCGCTGGCGGCATTAACATATTGGAAATAACGTTAAGAACTCCAGTTGCACTTGAAGCAATTCGTCTATTAAGAAAAGAAATCCCTAGTGCAGTAATAGGTGCAGGTACTGTGACTACAGGACAGCAGATAGAAGCTTGTATTGAAGCAGACGCACAATTCATGATTAGTCCTGGACTTACTGTGGAGTTGTTACAGACATGTCGTGAAATTCAAATTCCATTTATTCCGGGCGCTTCAAGTATTTCAGAGTTAATGGAGGGGATGCGATTCAACCATACTTATTTTAAATTTTTCCCTGCTGAAGTGGCAGGAGGTATGGCGATGCTAAGAGCAATTTACGCCCCTTTCTCGAGTTTGAAGTTTTGTGCAACAGGAGGTGTTAATGAAAAAAACTTTCTGGACTATTTAAGTTTACCTAATGTAGAGTGTGTGGGCGGAAGCTGGATTGTGCCTGCGGAAGCAATGAAAGAAAAAAAATGGCATCGTATTACTGAGTTAGCTGCAACTGCAAGAGAGCAGGTAAACCGTATACTTTGA
- a CDS encoding sugar porter family MFS transporter — protein sequence MAWLVAIIGSVTGFLFGYDEGIIAGSLDLVRNYFGLTHTDVGVMTSALPFGALIGSMLIGAVLASRLAKGFGRRSTLFAAGILFLIGALGTAIATEEWILIFARFILGIAIGTAAVTTPLYLAETAPVQLRGAIVAVYQLAITIGIVCAYSVNYLLIEHQAWRTMFASSALPAFILVLGIFFLPESPRWLVSAGRDDEAAKALKRLRSNLSIEQELTEIQRTLANEPKENNWRMMFKKPLLPVLLLGMTLFCLQQLSGINVIIYFAPEIFKNLGFTNTIGQILATMGIGLVNLLVTIIAMVYVDKIGRRKLLLIGFTGACISLASLSLFSFYNASLLAYLSVLCLTVYIFSFAISIGPVPHIAMSEIFPLHVRGIGMGLSSISNWGFNTLTVFSFPILHHQFGIEFTFALYALICLLGLFYAYYYMPETKNLSLEAIEDHLMRGYPLRDLGRNEEITSINEDGLVYE from the coding sequence ATGGCCTGGTTGGTAGCAATTATTGGATCCGTAACAGGTTTTTTATTTGGCTATGATGAAGGGATCATCGCTGGTTCTTTGGATTTGGTGCGAAATTATTTTGGTTTGACGCACACGGATGTTGGCGTTATGACTTCTGCTTTACCTTTTGGCGCCTTAATAGGTTCCATGCTTATTGGAGCGGTTCTAGCCTCGCGTCTTGCTAAAGGTTTTGGTAGACGTTCTACTCTTTTTGCTGCAGGAATTCTTTTTCTTATTGGTGCATTAGGCACTGCTATAGCTACAGAAGAATGGATATTAATTTTTGCGCGGTTTATTCTTGGTATTGCCATTGGAACAGCTGCGGTTACCACACCTCTTTATCTGGCTGAAACTGCTCCTGTGCAACTTAGAGGAGCTATAGTAGCTGTTTATCAATTGGCTATTACGATAGGAATTGTGTGTGCTTATTCGGTGAACTATTTGTTAATAGAACATCAAGCCTGGAGAACAATGTTTGCTTCAAGTGCACTTCCAGCATTCATTCTGGTATTGGGTATTTTCTTTTTGCCAGAGTCACCGCGCTGGCTGGTTAGTGCGGGTAGGGATGATGAAGCTGCTAAAGCATTAAAACGTCTGCGTAGCAATTTATCCATTGAGCAGGAGTTAACTGAAATCCAAAGAACTCTGGCTAATGAGCCTAAAGAAAACAACTGGCGTATGATGTTTAAAAAACCCTTGTTACCTGTGCTATTGTTAGGGATGACATTATTTTGTTTGCAGCAACTAAGTGGGATTAATGTCATCATTTATTTTGCGCCAGAAATTTTTAAAAATCTTGGTTTTACCAATACAATAGGGCAGATTCTGGCAACAATGGGTATTGGGCTGGTGAATTTATTAGTTACCATTATTGCCATGGTGTATGTGGATAAAATAGGTCGACGTAAATTATTGCTAATTGGTTTTACTGGTGCCTGCATTAGTTTGGCTTCACTGAGCCTCTTTTCTTTCTATAACGCCTCTTTATTAGCTTACCTCTCCGTGCTATGTCTGACGGTTTATATATTTTCCTTTGCAATTAGTATAGGGCCTGTTCCTCATATAGCAATGTCAGAAATTTTCCCCCTACATGTTCGGGGTATAGGAATGGGACTTTCTTCCATTAGTAATTGGGGATTTAATACGTTAACTGTGTTCAGTTTTCCAATTTTGCATCATCAATTTGGTATCGAATTTACTTTTGCCCTTTATGCCTTAATCTGTCTATTAGGTCTTTTTTATGCCTATTACTACATGCCAGAAACCAAAAATCTTAGCTTGGAAGCCATTGAAGATCATTTAATGCGCGGTTATCCCTTACGAGATCTGGGCCGAAATGAAGAAATTACTTCAATTAATGAGGATGGGCTGGTTTATGAGTAA
- the edd gene encoding phosphogluconate dehydratase — translation MHPVIKKITEQIMDRSKNYRANYLEQVEQARKKGPHRASLQCGNLAHGFAACQTHEKALLRGLTKPNIAIISAYNDMLSAHQPYEDYPRILKKAISESGGTAQFAGGVPAMCDGVTQGQPGMELSLMSRDIIAMSAAIALSHNMFDGGLMLGICDKIVPGLLIGALSFGHLPFVFVPSGPMPSGIANKEKARIRELYAEGKVGKEALLDVEAASYHAPGTCTFYGTANSNQLIVETMGLHLPGASFVNPGTSLRDALTQEAARRVIELTHLDNNYLPIAKIIDEKVIVNGMVALLATGGSTNHTMHLVAIARAAGVLINWTDFADLSAVTPLIARIYPNGHADINQFQQAGGMAYLIRSLLDAELLHEDVNTIMGFGLRHYTKQPVLDNKELFWIEGPRESLDLTVLRSPSNPFKAEGGLQVLSGNIGRGIIKTSALHPDAEIIEAPAVVFSSQHDLEVAFKAGELNKDCVIVVRFQGPKACGMPELHKLTPPLGVLQDRGFQVALVTDGRMSGASGKIPAAIHVTPEAADGGMIARIKTGDMILIDSRKGILQLLVSKEELTKRHSEEEHSGTPLGMGRELFCNMRRQLTGAELGASCLFPTEVGAHD, via the coding sequence ATGCACCCAGTAATAAAAAAAATAACTGAGCAAATAATGGATCGCAGTAAAAACTATCGAGCAAATTATCTGGAGCAAGTTGAGCAGGCCCGGAAAAAGGGGCCTCATCGTGCTTCTTTGCAATGTGGAAATCTGGCGCATGGATTTGCTGCTTGTCAAACCCATGAAAAAGCATTGCTTCGTGGTTTAACAAAACCGAATATTGCCATTATCTCCGCCTATAATGACATGTTATCCGCTCATCAACCTTATGAAGATTATCCACGAATATTGAAAAAAGCAATTAGTGAGAGTGGTGGAACAGCTCAATTTGCAGGAGGCGTTCCGGCGATGTGTGATGGCGTCACTCAGGGACAGCCGGGAATGGAACTCAGTCTTATGAGCCGCGATATAATTGCAATGTCGGCGGCTATCGCACTGTCACATAACATGTTTGATGGGGGCTTAATGCTTGGAATTTGCGATAAAATCGTTCCGGGCTTGTTAATAGGTGCTTTAAGCTTTGGCCATTTGCCCTTTGTGTTTGTCCCTTCAGGCCCTATGCCTTCTGGCATTGCTAACAAAGAAAAGGCACGTATCCGGGAGCTTTATGCAGAGGGAAAAGTAGGTAAAGAAGCATTACTGGATGTTGAAGCTGCATCCTATCATGCACCAGGAACCTGTACTTTTTATGGGACAGCCAATTCCAATCAGCTAATTGTAGAAACAATGGGATTACACTTACCTGGTGCCTCTTTTGTTAATCCAGGAACCTCATTACGAGACGCCTTAACTCAGGAAGCTGCTCGGCGAGTAATTGAGCTGACTCATCTTGATAATAATTATTTACCTATTGCCAAAATCATTGATGAAAAAGTGATTGTTAATGGCATGGTGGCTTTGTTGGCAACAGGAGGGTCAACAAACCATACCATGCATTTGGTAGCTATTGCTCGTGCTGCAGGGGTGCTTATTAATTGGACTGATTTTGCGGATTTATCTGCTGTTACCCCCTTAATCGCTCGGATTTATCCCAATGGACATGCTGATATTAACCAATTCCAGCAAGCGGGTGGTATGGCTTATTTGATTCGTAGTTTACTCGATGCTGAATTGCTCCACGAAGATGTCAATACGATAATGGGGTTTGGCTTACGCCATTACACCAAGCAACCAGTATTGGATAATAAAGAATTATTTTGGATAGAGGGTCCTCGGGAGTCACTTGATTTAACCGTATTAAGATCTCCCTCCAATCCCTTTAAAGCAGAAGGTGGACTGCAAGTTCTCTCAGGAAATATAGGTCGTGGTATTATTAAAACGTCAGCTTTACATCCTGATGCTGAAATAATCGAAGCTCCGGCAGTGGTATTTTCCAGTCAGCATGACCTTGAAGTTGCTTTTAAGGCGGGTGAATTGAATAAAGATTGTGTGATTGTTGTACGCTTTCAAGGGCCAAAAGCATGCGGCATGCCTGAGCTTCATAAGCTCACACCACCACTGGGCGTATTACAAGACCGGGGATTTCAAGTGGCTTTGGTTACAGATGGGCGTATGTCAGGCGCTTCTGGAAAAATACCTGCAGCTATTCATGTTACTCCGGAGGCTGCTGATGGGGGTATGATTGCCAGGATTAAAACAGGTGACATGATATTAATTGATAGCAGAAAAGGGATTTTGCAACTGCTGGTTTCAAAAGAAGAGCTGACAAAGCGCCATAGTGAAGAGGAACACTCAGGCACTCCATTGGGCATGGGCCGAGAGCTTTTTTGCAACATGCGTAGACAACTAACGGGTGCAGAACTAGGGGCCTCTTGTTTATTTCCAACCGAGGTTGGTGCCCATGATTAA
- a CDS encoding MFS transporter has protein sequence MDENKHLATHVWIVCALGLFIDGYDLYIASVAEPFINALYHPSAVMIGFTQAAAPLGAAFGAIVIGRLADAIGRKSMLIMNLLFFVLIALLSACAWSITSLCILRFFLGFGIGADYPICAAYLAEMIPENKKNQFIATAMFLNCLASPVGVIVAWIMFKLYPHMEVWRLMFASGAIPALIGLLLRARLPESFLWKTHQQLKLASEERFFFHYKKLLSPSMIKTTLYLCLCWFLLDISYYGIGLFTPYVLQAFNVSVETNLSVAQADVLKSTLLVNLFVSLGAFSAIFVVASVPLLKLQKWGFLLSFLGLLLLSISYLSSNVGIIFTGFILFNFFINFGPGLTTYLLPAKFYKPDCKATGHGLAAGAGKLGAFCGTIVLPVLQVQLGIYLTTAILSGTLLLGWLLTKLLEKEQRKLKVKDKFLVSEPILSSV, from the coding sequence ATGGATGAAAATAAACACTTAGCCACCCATGTATGGATAGTTTGTGCGCTGGGATTATTCATTGACGGGTATGATTTGTATATTGCGTCTGTTGCTGAACCTTTTATTAATGCCTTATATCATCCCTCCGCTGTGATGATAGGATTTACTCAAGCGGCAGCACCATTGGGTGCTGCATTCGGTGCTATTGTAATCGGGCGCCTGGCTGATGCGATAGGCAGGAAAAGCATGCTTATCATGAATCTTCTGTTTTTTGTACTCATTGCATTATTGAGTGCTTGCGCCTGGAGTATTACCTCTCTTTGTATTCTACGATTTTTTTTAGGATTTGGCATAGGCGCAGATTATCCCATTTGTGCTGCCTATCTGGCAGAAATGATACCTGAAAATAAAAAAAATCAATTCATTGCTACCGCCATGTTTTTAAATTGTTTGGCATCTCCCGTCGGTGTCATTGTAGCCTGGATAATGTTTAAATTATATCCTCATATGGAAGTGTGGCGCTTAATGTTTGCTTCAGGTGCAATTCCGGCTTTAATCGGCTTGCTATTGAGAGCAAGATTACCCGAAAGTTTTTTATGGAAAACTCATCAACAACTCAAATTGGCCTCCGAAGAACGTTTCTTTTTTCACTACAAAAAGCTGCTTTCCCCAAGCATGATAAAAACCACTTTGTACTTATGTCTATGCTGGTTCTTGCTCGATATTTCTTATTATGGAATAGGTTTGTTTACTCCCTATGTTTTACAAGCATTTAATGTTTCCGTTGAAACTAATTTGAGTGTCGCTCAAGCAGACGTTCTAAAAAGTACATTATTGGTGAATTTGTTTGTTTCTCTAGGGGCATTTTCGGCTATATTTGTTGTGGCAAGTGTTCCTTTGCTGAAGTTGCAGAAATGGGGTTTTCTGCTGTCATTTCTAGGTCTCTTGCTTCTCAGTATCAGTTATCTGTCATCCAATGTAGGTATAATATTTACTGGTTTTATTTTATTTAATTTCTTTATTAATTTTGGACCTGGATTAACCACTTACTTACTGCCCGCAAAATTTTACAAGCCAGACTGTAAGGCTACAGGACATGGATTGGCTGCCGGAGCTGGTAAGCTTGGAGCATTCTGTGGCACGATAGTTTTGCCTGTGCTTCAAGTGCAACTAGGAATTTATCTAACGACTGCTATTTTATCTGGAACGTTGCTGCTCGGTTGGTTGTTGACCAAGCTTCTGGAAAAAGAGCAGAGAAAGTTAAAAGTAAAAGATAAGTTTTTAGTGTCAGAACCAATACTATCATCTGTTTAA
- a CDS encoding pyridoxal-phosphate dependent enzyme, whose protein sequence is MATTQLYDETPLIHSQFIKNTYGREVFFKLEALQPTGSFKIRGIGKLCQHYKKEGVTQFVASSGGNAGIAVAYAGMKLGIPATVFIPKTSHQIYVDEIKAYGAQVVVGGEVWDEAHQAALSFAAQQQAAYIPPFDHPIIWEGHASIIHEVVANKHLRPEAIVVAVGGGGLACGILEGMHQVQWNDIPLIAVETIGADSFYQSVKAQKQITLDKITSKATSLGAKQIATQLFKWHFKHPIKNVLVSDADAEEGCRAFARDKRILVELSAGAALSLAYTNHSVLDDYNSVLVIVCGGINTSFFNLDADN, encoded by the coding sequence ATGGCTACTACACAGTTATACGATGAAACGCCTTTGATTCACTCTCAATTTATAAAAAACACTTATGGAAGAGAGGTGTTTTTTAAATTGGAAGCATTACAACCGACCGGATCTTTTAAAATTCGAGGCATCGGTAAATTATGTCAACACTATAAGAAAGAAGGTGTTACACAGTTTGTTGCCTCTTCCGGTGGAAATGCGGGTATTGCTGTTGCCTATGCGGGTATGAAATTAGGAATTCCAGCGACAGTTTTTATTCCAAAAACAAGTCACCAGATTTACGTTGATGAAATTAAAGCCTACGGTGCACAAGTAGTGGTTGGAGGGGAGGTTTGGGACGAAGCGCATCAAGCAGCTTTATCATTTGCTGCGCAGCAACAGGCAGCTTATATTCCGCCTTTTGACCACCCGATTATTTGGGAGGGACACGCTTCAATCATTCATGAAGTAGTAGCAAATAAACATTTGCGGCCAGAAGCGATTGTAGTTGCTGTAGGCGGTGGAGGTCTTGCTTGTGGTATTCTTGAAGGAATGCATCAGGTTCAATGGAATGATATTCCACTTATTGCGGTAGAAACTATCGGCGCTGACAGCTTTTATCAATCTGTAAAAGCCCAGAAGCAAATTACTTTGGATAAAATTACTTCCAAAGCAACAAGTCTTGGTGCAAAGCAAATTGCTACTCAATTATTTAAATGGCATTTTAAACATCCAATAAAAAATGTTTTGGTAAGTGATGCAGACGCAGAAGAGGGTTGCAGGGCTTTTGCCAGGGATAAGCGGATTTTAGTCGAGTTATCTGCAGGGGCAGCCTTATCACTTGCTTATACAAACCATTCGGTGCTGGATGATTATAACTCGGTGTTAGTTATCGTTTGTGGAGGAATTAATACCAGTTTTTTCAATTTAGACGCCGATAATTAA
- a CDS encoding esterase-like activity of phytase family protein, which yields MKIDKIISALLCCVLLQIVNSPFCEASTQLKLSADEVIKITLKNPDILDKTKAQQSIAIGGFSGLRFLRQTSKGKLLFLTHTDRGPNTEAYIRDRIVQRPFMLPNFTPRLIFLEADIVTKTMRIKKQIQLKDAKGKLLTGLPRERSNEHPVNLKGKALAFDKLGMDLEGIAIAKDGSYWMAEEYGPSIVHFSSQGKLLNLFQPGEGLPAYIKQRKLNRGFEGIALENRKVFAILQSGIKNSKTLPIVEFDIDKQVTTAQYSYPLDEQDGRIGDMVSVGSKRFLVIEQNKKNKKIFLIHLGNLLKDELVHKQELINLTSLGLNAKKIEGITLVGQKHIAVITDNDFGLAGELDQKTGRATFKKEKSMLYIIPLPLKFS from the coding sequence ATGAAGATCGACAAAATTATTTCTGCTTTATTATGCTGCGTGCTGTTGCAGATTGTTAACTCACCTTTTTGTGAAGCAAGTACCCAGTTGAAGTTATCAGCTGACGAAGTCATCAAAATCACCCTAAAAAATCCTGATATTCTTGATAAAACCAAAGCACAACAGTCAATAGCGATAGGTGGTTTTTCCGGTCTGAGATTTTTGCGACAAACCTCCAAAGGGAAATTGTTATTTCTAACCCATACGGATAGAGGACCTAACACAGAGGCATATATAAGAGACAGAATTGTCCAAAGACCTTTTATGCTGCCGAACTTTACCCCACGCTTGATTTTTTTGGAGGCGGATATAGTTACAAAAACAATGCGGATTAAAAAACAAATTCAATTAAAGGATGCAAAAGGCAAATTACTTACAGGATTGCCCCGGGAACGATCGAATGAACATCCTGTTAATCTTAAAGGTAAAGCTTTGGCATTTGATAAATTGGGAATGGATCTTGAGGGAATTGCTATCGCAAAAGATGGAAGTTATTGGATGGCCGAAGAATACGGTCCCTCTATTGTTCATTTTTCTTCACAAGGTAAATTACTCAATTTATTTCAGCCAGGAGAAGGATTACCTGCCTATATAAAGCAAAGGAAACTTAATCGTGGATTTGAAGGCATCGCCCTGGAAAATCGAAAGGTATTCGCTATTTTGCAAAGTGGTATAAAGAACTCCAAAACTTTACCGATTGTTGAGTTTGATATCGATAAGCAAGTAACAACAGCACAATATTCCTACCCACTCGACGAACAAGATGGACGAATTGGCGATATGGTATCAGTCGGTTCAAAACGTTTTTTGGTCATCGAACAAAATAAAAAAAATAAAAAAATTTTTTTAATTCATTTGGGTAATTTGCTCAAGGATGAATTGGTGCATAAACAAGAATTGATTAATTTAACCAGTCTAGGGCTAAACGCAAAGAAGATTGAAGGGATTACATTAGTAGGGCAAAAACACATTGCAGTGATTACTGATAATGATTTTGGTTTAGCAGGAGAATTAGATCAAAAAACTGGTAGGGCAACATTTAAGAAAGAAAAGTCTATGCTTTATATAATTCCTTTGCCTCTGAAGTTTTCTTGA
- the glk gene encoding glucokinase, translating to MINSQSIFSIDEQFAIVADIGGTNARFSRVDFCNWHVDKVAVYPCANFPSLVAALAYYQESQKLSAIKHIAIAIACPVIDDVVRMTNFHWQFSIREIKEQLNIAELQVMNDFTAAAMSLPLLGNEEKVQVGQGSADLSKPMVVLGAGTGLGVAHLIPTDKGFIPIAGEGGHATWAAQTEQEWFIQRYLTTKYGHVSCERLLSGAGLEAIYLALASYQEIKVVPLSAAQISTFALTKQCDLAFAAVNQFFASLGCYAGDLALTLGALGGVYIAGGIVPKLLPLMEASSFRARFENKGRSSRFNVQIPTYVITAEQPGLLGAAAYLKQIMGRSAYVM from the coding sequence ATGATTAATTCACAGTCTATTTTCTCTATTGATGAGCAATTTGCCATTGTGGCTGATATTGGTGGTACTAACGCACGCTTTAGTCGGGTTGATTTTTGTAATTGGCATGTAGATAAAGTGGCAGTCTATCCTTGCGCTAATTTTCCAAGTTTAGTTGCAGCATTAGCTTACTATCAAGAGAGTCAGAAACTTTCTGCGATAAAACACATTGCTATCGCTATTGCCTGTCCTGTTATTGATGATGTGGTTCGCATGACAAATTTCCATTGGCAATTCTCTATTCGAGAGATAAAGGAGCAACTAAATATTGCCGAGTTACAAGTCATGAATGATTTTACCGCAGCTGCAATGAGTTTACCTTTGCTGGGAAATGAGGAAAAAGTTCAAGTTGGTCAAGGGTCTGCTGATTTAAGCAAACCAATGGTTGTATTAGGCGCAGGTACTGGTTTAGGCGTTGCTCATTTAATTCCAACTGACAAGGGATTTATCCCTATAGCAGGTGAGGGTGGTCATGCAACCTGGGCTGCTCAAACGGAGCAGGAGTGGTTTATTCAACGTTATTTAACCACTAAGTATGGGCATGTATCTTGTGAACGTCTATTATCTGGGGCAGGTCTTGAGGCAATTTATTTAGCATTGGCCTCTTATCAAGAAATAAAGGTAGTACCTTTATCGGCCGCACAAATTTCAACATTTGCGTTAACAAAGCAATGTGACTTGGCTTTTGCGGCAGTCAACCAGTTTTTTGCTAGCCTTGGATGTTATGCTGGCGATTTGGCACTAACTTTAGGGGCATTAGGTGGAGTCTATATTGCTGGGGGCATAGTTCCTAAATTACTGCCATTAATGGAAGCAAGTAGTTTTAGAGCACGTTTTGAGAACAAGGGGCGATCCAGTCGTTTTAACGTTCAAATTCCCACGTATGTCATCACAGCGGAGCAGCCCGGTTTGTTAGGTGCAGCTGCCTATTTAAAACAAATCATGGGAAGGAGTGCTTATGTTATGTGA
- a CDS encoding glycoside hydrolase family 15 protein: MKRILVLLSYVFIAVTHAAVFSPAEIATLKQNFIANITDTGAVIASPSRYYPDYYYDWVRDAAITMDLIETWYEKDKKPEDKARLVNYVHWVEKAQHQTDTLPGQDILGEPKFYLDGRAYDGPWGRPQNDGPALRALTLIRFAHSLIKNNELPYVQAHLYGGGLDPESMGAIKMDLEYIAHHWQEKNYDLWEEVYGDHFFTVMVQRKALIEGAKLARELNEASTAAFYEEQARLMEERLNQHIDQDRAIIQATLAPHPGPQKTNELDSAVMLGVLLGYTENNPFLPTNPYVRNTADALREQFKMLYPINDNYTDALLFGRYPGDTYDGYRNDGLGNPWFILTATMAEYYYKVAAMLPADRKHQAFIKANVKQGDHYLRLIKQYAPDLTMSEQINLNTGIQQGANSLTWSYVAVLRAINLRESLNLH; this comes from the coding sequence ATGAAACGGATTTTAGTTTTGTTAAGTTATGTTTTTATTGCAGTAACTCATGCCGCTGTTTTCTCACCTGCAGAAATAGCAACACTAAAACAAAATTTTATTGCCAATATTACTGATACAGGTGCAGTCATTGCTTCACCTTCCAGATATTATCCTGATTACTATTATGACTGGGTACGTGATGCTGCAATTACTATGGATTTAATTGAAACCTGGTATGAAAAAGATAAAAAGCCTGAAGACAAAGCTCGACTGGTTAATTATGTACATTGGGTAGAAAAGGCACAGCATCAAACAGATACTCTACCGGGACAAGATATTTTAGGTGAGCCTAAATTTTATTTAGATGGTCGTGCTTATGATGGACCATGGGGGCGGCCGCAAAATGATGGCCCAGCACTTAGAGCATTAACATTAATACGTTTTGCTCATTCTCTGATAAAAAATAATGAACTGCCGTATGTCCAGGCTCATCTTTACGGTGGTGGGCTAGATCCTGAATCCATGGGAGCGATTAAAATGGATTTGGAATATATAGCGCATCACTGGCAAGAAAAAAATTATGACCTATGGGAAGAAGTTTATGGAGATCACTTCTTTACTGTAATGGTCCAGAGAAAGGCATTAATTGAGGGCGCTAAACTAGCACGCGAACTCAATGAAGCATCAACAGCCGCCTTTTACGAAGAACAAGCTCGTTTAATGGAAGAGCGATTAAACCAGCATATTGATCAAGACAGAGCCATTATACAAGCTACTCTCGCCCCACATCCGGGTCCTCAAAAGACAAATGAGCTGGATTCAGCAGTGATGTTAGGTGTCTTACTTGGGTATACTGAGAATAATCCATTTCTTCCTACGAATCCCTATGTTAGAAATACTGCAGATGCTCTAAGAGAGCAATTTAAAATGCTTTATCCTATTAATGATAATTACACTGATGCTTTGTTATTTGGACGCTATCCAGGTGATACTTATGATGGCTATCGTAATGATGGGCTAGGGAATCCCTGGTTTATTCTAACAGCAACAATGGCTGAATATTATTATAAAGTAGCTGCAATGCTTCCCGCTGACCGGAAACATCAAGCATTCATTAAAGCCAATGTAAAGCAGGGAGACCATTATTTAAGACTTATTAAACAGTATGCCCCTGATTTAACCATGAGCGAGCAGATTAATCTCAATACAGGCATTCAACAAGGTGCTAACTCCCTGACTTGGAGTTATGTCGCCGTTCTTCGAGCAATTAATTTGCGGGAATCATTGAATTTGCATTAA
- a CDS encoding phytanoyl-CoA dioxygenase family protein: protein MFYQLNEEQRRFWQQHGFITLSDFFPLHIKRQLKSWCDELTALPETPGKWMKYYEKNNQGSRQLCRIENFIDYHKSLNEIASGERTLALVSELMGEPAAIFKEKINYKFPGGGGFKPHQDAPAFVSFNQKFHITMMVAIDDCTLENGCLQVVEGGANNPVILPQEIDGSIQKKIVERLVWSPLVCASGDVILFDSYLPHYSESNRSNSSRRAMFITFNKFSEGGRKREEYYKDKREKFPPDCERDPTKDYSAGAAVYNVANPINQ from the coding sequence ATGTTTTATCAATTAAATGAAGAGCAACGACGATTTTGGCAGCAACATGGATTTATCACCTTATCTGATTTTTTTCCTCTTCATATTAAACGGCAGCTTAAAAGCTGGTGTGATGAGTTAACTGCCTTGCCAGAAACTCCAGGAAAATGGATGAAATACTATGAAAAAAATAATCAAGGAAGCCGCCAGCTTTGTCGCATAGAAAATTTTATTGACTACCATAAGTCTTTGAATGAAATTGCAAGTGGTGAGCGTACTTTGGCTCTTGTCTCTGAATTAATGGGTGAGCCTGCAGCTATCTTCAAGGAGAAAATTAACTACAAATTTCCTGGTGGCGGTGGCTTTAAGCCGCACCAGGATGCTCCTGCATTTGTAAGTTTTAACCAAAAATTTCATATTACAATGATGGTGGCTATTGATGACTGTACACTTGAAAATGGTTGTTTACAAGTGGTCGAAGGTGGCGCTAATAATCCGGTAATTCTTCCGCAGGAGATTGATGGTTCTATTCAAAAAAAGATAGTGGAAAGATTGGTATGGTCACCGCTTGTGTGTGCAAGCGGCGATGTTATCTTGTTTGATTCTTATCTGCCCCATTATTCTGAATCTAATCGCAGCAATAGTTCTCGTCGAGCTATGTTCATTACCTTTAATAAATTTTCGGAAGGCGGTAGAAAACGGGAAGAGTATTATAAAGATAAGCGGGAAAAATTTCCCCCAGACTGTGAGCGTGATCCAACCAAAGATTACTCTGCAGGGGCGGCAGTCTACAATGTGGCTAATCCAATCAATCAATAA